CAGAAAGCGGCAAAGGCACCGAGTGTGCCAGTATTCTGGTCTGTGGCACGCGACGGACACGTCAACCTCAGAGAGATCGAACGGGAAACCGCGTTGCGCGCGCTCGACGCCTATCTGGACACCGGTAAGATTGAACGAGACAAAGATGCGACCATCGCGCCGAATCATGTGTCGTCTGCGAAATTTGTGGAAGGTGGGGCTTACACAAAGATAGAGAGCATCTCCTCGACCTACGGCAACATCAACACCGAATTTATCGAAGGCGACCTGCAGCAACTTGGCATCTCTCCCAAAACCCGTTTTCAGGTCAGCTATGGGGAACAGACATTCACAGTGTTGCTTGCCACCACCTATGGAGACGTACCGCGCGGAGAGTGGGTTGCATTCCTGACAGTGGAAGGTCGCTTGAGGATCGCTCGCAACTACGAAAACGCCTCAAAGACACTTGGGTGTAAGGAGGGCGACAAAATCTTCATCGCGCCCGCCGAGTAAACCTTATAGGAGACCCAATGCCCAATCCCAACATCGTCTATATCTTCTTCGACGACCTCGGTTACGGGGACATCAGCTACCTCAATTCCGAATCCAAAATCCAAACACCAAATATGGATCGCCTATCCGCTGAAGGCATGTGCTTCACCGATGTCCACTCGTGCTCCGCCGTGTGCTCCCCCTCGCGCTACGGCGTCTTAACCGGACGCTATTGCTGGCGCACCCGACTGCAAAATGGCGTCCTCAACGGATACTCAGAACCCCTCATCGAACCCGACCGCCTGACCGTCGCATCCCTGCTCAAACAACACAGATATCACACCGCTTGCATCGGCAAATGGCATGTGGGATTAAACTGGACGCGCAAAAAAGGCGTCCAGCACCTTGAAGATTACAGATTGGGATGGGATCGCGGCGAAGCCATAGACTTCACCCAACCATTTACCGGCGGACCGTGCGACCTCGGATTCGACTACTTTTACGGCATCTCCGCATCCCTGGACATGCCGCCCTATGTCTATCTCGAAAACAACCGCACAATCTGCGAGCCAACAGCCCGTGCTCCCCAGGGCCTCTTTGGCCGCGAAGGACACGCTGCGCCGGGCCTCAAACCCGAACACGTCATCCCGGACCTCACAAAAAAAGCGGTCTCCTTCATCGAAGAAAACGCAGCAGACAAACAGCCCTTTTTCCTCTACTATCCCGTAACCGGTCCCCACACG
The Gemmatimonadota bacterium genome window above contains:
- a CDS encoding arylsulfatase — translated: MPNPNIVYIFFDDLGYGDISYLNSESKIQTPNMDRLSAEGMCFTDVHSCSAVCSPSRYGVLTGRYCWRTRLQNGVLNGYSEPLIEPDRLTVASLLKQHRYHTACIGKWHVGLNWTRKKGVQHLEDYRLGWDRGEAIDFTQPFTGGPCDLGFDYFYGISASLDMPPYVYLENNRTICEPTARAPQGLFGREGHAAPGLKPEHVIPDLTKKAVSFIEENAADKQPFFLYYPVTGPHTPIAPNKAFTGKSQAGKYGDFVVECDWAVEQIMDAVEKVGATDNTLFIVTSDNGPERFMHARKQEYNHYSAYHFRGCKRDNWEGGHRIPFIARWPEKVAAGSFSDETICLTDLIATAADIVGHTLPENAGEDSCSILPILTSQNATPIREATVHHSSKGEFAIRQGKWKLLLHQSSGGNDYPDDPPDNAPGQLYDMETGYRERENLYAQHPEIVSRLTDLLNQYKTRGRSVPA